The Terracoccus luteus genome includes a region encoding these proteins:
- a CDS encoding saccharopine dehydrogenase family protein, which translates to MTSRELDIVLYGATGFVGALTAAHLAEVAGPEVRVALAGRSRDRLEALRADLGEPARTWEVAVADAGDLGALRTLAARTTVVVTTVGPYAVHGKEVARACAEEGTHYADLTGEVLFVRWSMDELADRARETGARIVHACGFDSVPSDLGVMVTAQQVAADGEGTLAETTLAVRSMRGGFSGGTIDSGRQQAITARHDAAARRTIADPYGLSPRRGEEPSGGRRPASGLLEKVRRALPVDRDPVTGRWNGPFVMASFNTRIVRLSNTLTDWSYGRTLRYREVVDFGRSPVSPLLAGGMAVGLGATLGGLAYGPTRAVLDRVLPSPGQGPSAAQRAAGRFRLEITATTTTGARYRTRVAADHDPGYDGTAVMLGEAALALALDTDRLPDRAGVLTPATAIGSLLLERLRERGFTLECERLTTG; encoded by the coding sequence ATGACCTCCCGAGAGCTCGACATCGTCCTCTACGGCGCCACCGGCTTCGTCGGCGCGCTGACGGCCGCCCACCTCGCCGAGGTGGCCGGCCCGGAGGTGCGCGTCGCCCTCGCCGGCCGGTCACGCGACCGGCTCGAGGCGCTGCGGGCCGACCTGGGTGAGCCGGCCCGCACGTGGGAGGTCGCCGTCGCGGATGCCGGTGACCTCGGCGCCCTGCGCACCCTCGCGGCACGCACGACGGTCGTCGTCACGACGGTCGGCCCGTACGCGGTGCACGGCAAGGAGGTGGCCCGGGCCTGCGCCGAGGAGGGGACGCACTACGCCGACCTGACGGGTGAGGTCCTCTTCGTCCGCTGGTCGATGGACGAGCTGGCCGACCGGGCGCGTGAGACCGGCGCCCGCATCGTGCACGCGTGCGGCTTCGACTCCGTGCCGTCCGACCTCGGCGTGATGGTCACGGCCCAGCAGGTCGCGGCCGACGGGGAGGGCACCCTCGCGGAGACGACCCTCGCCGTCCGCTCGATGCGCGGTGGCTTCTCCGGCGGCACCATCGACTCGGGTCGCCAGCAGGCCATCACGGCCCGCCATGACGCTGCCGCCCGGCGCACCATCGCCGACCCCTACGGGCTCAGCCCCCGCCGGGGGGAGGAGCCGAGCGGCGGCCGCCGACCGGCATCCGGGCTGCTCGAGAAGGTGCGCCGCGCCCTGCCGGTCGACCGCGACCCGGTGACGGGACGGTGGAACGGACCGTTCGTCATGGCCTCCTTCAACACCCGCATCGTGCGGCTGTCGAACACCCTGACGGACTGGTCGTACGGCCGCACGCTGCGCTACCGCGAGGTCGTCGACTTCGGCCGAAGCCCCGTCTCGCCCCTGCTCGCGGGGGGCATGGCCGTGGGCCTCGGCGCCACCCTGGGCGGCCTGGCGTACGGGCCGACGCGCGCCGTGCTCGACCGCGTGCTGCCGAGCCCCGGGCAGGGGCCGAGCGCCGCCCAGCGTGCGGCCGGGCGGTTCCGGCTCGAGATCACCGCCACGACGACGACCGGGGCCCGCTACCGCACCCGGGTGGCCGCCGACCACGACCCCGGCTACGACGGCACGGCGGTCATGCTGGGCGAGGCGGCGCTCGCGCTCGCCCTCGACACCGACCGGCTGCCTGACCGGGCGGGGGTGCTCACGCCCGCCACCGCCATCGGCTCCCTCCTCCTCGAGCGCCTGCGGGAGCGGGGCTTCACCCTCGAGTGCGAGCGGCTGACGACGGGCTGA
- a CDS encoding dihydrofolate reductase family protein — MGGIKVHEFISLDGVFENPAWTAEYPWDPRMSEAIGRLTGGEGTELLLGRETYEMFAPAWSSRSADDDPGVAFFNGARKNVVSGRDDDRLDWNNSRVIGAYDPERVRALRAEVDGDLYVSGSGTLVRALLRDGLVDELHLFVFPIVLGSGERLFTDDETTRLRLLETDSYDSGVVHLAYGPTAG, encoded by the coding sequence ATGGGCGGCATCAAGGTGCACGAGTTCATCTCCCTGGACGGGGTCTTCGAGAACCCGGCCTGGACGGCGGAGTACCCCTGGGACCCGCGCATGAGCGAGGCGATCGGCCGGCTCACCGGTGGGGAGGGCACCGAGCTGCTCCTCGGCCGCGAGACGTACGAGATGTTCGCACCGGCGTGGTCGTCCCGCTCGGCGGACGACGACCCCGGCGTGGCGTTCTTCAACGGCGCCCGCAAGAACGTCGTCTCCGGCCGCGACGACGACCGGCTCGACTGGAACAACTCGCGCGTCATCGGGGCCTACGACCCCGAGCGGGTCCGTGCCCTCCGGGCGGAGGTCGACGGAGACCTCTATGTCAGCGGTAGCGGCACCCTCGTGCGCGCCCTGCTGCGCGACGGGCTCGTCGACGAGCTGCACCTCTTCGTCTTCCCGATCGTGCTCGGGAGCGGCGAGCGGCTCTTCACCGACGACGAGACGACCCGGCTGCGGTTGCTCGAGACCGACTCGTACGACAGCGGGGTCGTCCACCTCGCCTACGGGCCGACGGCGGGGTGA
- a CDS encoding DUF429 domain-containing protein encodes MKPDERAEADAALEAARRLSRAAAAVERRLVEAAGGPRPDREVPGGVTAEVRVALRDATEALEAVEQAVADRHPAASGSATTTSRVAEGGAALPAVEVTVPVLGVDGCKAGWVGAVLEPGAPRPRVAVAATIGALVETVRRSTGLRVVAVDMPIGLPDSSTRQADALARRALPGKASTIFSTLTREAYAAASRAEADVVNRLRCGQGVGAQAFALHAKVREVDAWLRSRPTVEVVEAHPELSFATMAGAPLLPNKKTPEGRAARLAALRAGGLASPSVLEGSGYAADDVLDACAVAWTAVRHAAGDSVSRPDPPEVFSDGLPAAIRT; translated from the coding sequence ATGAAGCCGGACGAGAGGGCGGAAGCCGACGCGGCGCTGGAGGCGGCGCGTCGGCTGAGCCGGGCGGCCGCGGCGGTCGAGCGCCGGCTGGTCGAGGCGGCGGGCGGGCCGCGGCCGGACCGGGAGGTGCCCGGTGGGGTGACGGCCGAGGTCCGGGTCGCGCTGCGCGACGCCACCGAGGCGCTGGAGGCGGTGGAGCAGGCCGTGGCCGACCGGCATCCGGCTGCGTCTGGATCCGCAACCACCACATCGAGGGTGGCCGAGGGCGGCGCCGCTCTGCCGGCCGTCGAGGTGACCGTGCCCGTGCTCGGCGTCGACGGCTGCAAGGCGGGCTGGGTGGGAGCCGTGCTCGAGCCCGGGGCGCCACGGCCACGGGTCGCCGTGGCCGCCACCATCGGGGCGCTCGTCGAGACCGTGCGTCGGTCGACGGGTCTGCGCGTCGTCGCCGTCGACATGCCCATCGGCCTGCCCGACAGCAGCACACGGCAGGCCGACGCGCTCGCGCGCAGGGCTCTGCCGGGCAAGGCGTCGACCATCTTCTCGACCCTGACACGCGAGGCGTACGCCGCCGCGAGCCGGGCCGAGGCCGACGTCGTCAACCGGCTGCGGTGTGGCCAGGGGGTAGGCGCCCAGGCCTTCGCCCTGCACGCCAAGGTGCGCGAGGTCGACGCGTGGCTGCGGTCACGACCCACCGTCGAGGTGGTCGAGGCGCACCCCGAGCTGTCCTTCGCGACGATGGCCGGTGCACCGCTTCTGCCGAACAAGAAGACGCCCGAGGGTCGCGCGGCTCGGTTGGCCGCCCTGCGCGCGGGCGGGCTGGCCTCGCCGAGCGTCCTCGAGGGCTCCGGCTACGCGGCCGACGACGTGCTCGACGCGTGCGCCGTGGCCTGGACGGCGGTCCGCCACGCCGCGGGCGACTCCGTGTCGCGGCCCGACCCGCCAGAGGTGTTCTCCGACGGGCTGCCCGCGGCCATCCGAACCTGA
- a CDS encoding ArsR/SmtB family transcription factor: MSLEVSRTSRLRATAHPLRLQMLSLLTGAELSAAEVARELGITQANASYHLRTLQAAGLLVVGSEESVRGGQAKRYRHPWDAPQPGEASGEASGDAPDGTSRGTSGDTSADPVADPTEADEEARLAYVTTLAAAVPARFAERQTGTGGVFTDADLWVEPEVWQRVQDLVLEASRLVHASARPPRTEGAVRTNLTLAAFRLRDDARGAR, translated from the coding sequence ATGTCTTTGGAGGTCAGTCGGACCAGCCGCCTGCGCGCGACCGCGCACCCGCTGCGGCTGCAGATGCTTTCGCTGCTCACCGGGGCCGAGCTGAGCGCTGCCGAGGTGGCGCGCGAGCTCGGCATCACCCAGGCCAACGCCAGCTACCACCTGCGCACGTTGCAGGCGGCGGGCCTGCTCGTCGTCGGCAGCGAGGAGTCGGTGCGCGGGGGGCAGGCCAAGCGCTACCGGCACCCGTGGGACGCGCCCCAGCCGGGTGAGGCGTCCGGTGAGGCGTCCGGTGATGCGCCCGATGGCACATCCCGTGGCACGTCCGGTGACACGTCCGCGGACCCGGTCGCCGACCCCACGGAGGCGGACGAGGAGGCCCGCCTCGCCTACGTGACGACGCTGGCGGCCGCGGTCCCGGCCCGCTTCGCCGAGCGGCAGACCGGTACGGGCGGCGTCTTCACCGATGCCGACCTGTGGGTCGAGCCGGAGGTCTGGCAACGCGTGCAGGACCTCGTGCTCGAGGCGAGCCGGCTCGTGCACGCCTCGGCCCGGCCACCGCGGACGGAGGGCGCCGTGCGCACCAACCTGACGCTCGCGGCCTTCCGGCTGCGCGACGACGCGCGGGGGGCACGGTGA
- a CDS encoding primosome assembly protein PriA (binding of PriA to forked DNA starts the assembly of the primosome, also possesses 3'-5' helicase activity) encodes MSDTTDEGRPADRPVAAVVVETPLAHLDRVFEYAVPPELASDAVVGARVRVRFAGRDLEGFVVERRERPEHAGRLADLRRVVSPEPVLTPEVLRLARAVADRYAGTLSDVLRLAVPKRHATAERNLPLEPPVLPEPKAPAAPAEPWGDGERTAGEPASGRVPPEPGPWSAYPAGPAWLRRVASGEGPAAAWTALPGRGPSDDWPRALAVAAEAALAGGRGALLVVPDHRDVDRLDAALTEVLGAGRHVRLTADQGPQARYTAWLKVLRGHVRVVIGTRAAAFAPVHDLGLVGWWDDGDDLLTEPRAPYHHTGVVLTTRVEQSGAALLVGGFVRSLRVQAEVDAGRLVPVVAEPAGIRAAAPRVAVAGEGADEERDGPGARAHLPSRAWRVAKDALVDGPVLLQVPRRGYLPSLSCAECRTPVRCTRCQGPMALGSRGAPPSCRWCGSGLPVSGFECGECGSRRLRSSVTGARRTAEEIGRAFPGAAVVTSGSGEVLGSVPGDPALVIATPGAEPVAVGGYSAVLLLDAWASLDLPVLDAPIESLRRWAAAAALARPGRAVVLCGVPDVVALPAVEALVRWDPAWLAERELAERRELGLPPAARYAQLTGSRRALEASLHDLRLPDGASVLGPMPLPAAARVGGDRADRADRAGGADAPGAGGRAPADRHALVRIDPGRTSELTSALQALKALRSARKELEPVGVRVDPLEGW; translated from the coding sequence GTGAGCGACACGACCGACGAGGGGCGACCGGCCGACCGGCCGGTCGCGGCCGTCGTCGTGGAAACACCGCTCGCCCACCTCGACCGCGTCTTCGAGTACGCCGTCCCGCCCGAGTTGGCGTCGGATGCCGTCGTCGGCGCCCGCGTGCGGGTGCGGTTCGCGGGCCGTGACCTCGAGGGCTTCGTCGTCGAGCGACGCGAGCGGCCCGAGCACGCCGGCCGGCTCGCCGACCTGCGGCGGGTGGTGAGCCCCGAGCCGGTGCTGACCCCCGAGGTGCTGCGCCTCGCCCGAGCCGTCGCCGACCGGTATGCCGGCACCCTGAGCGACGTTCTGCGCCTCGCCGTGCCCAAGCGACACGCGACCGCCGAGCGCAACCTGCCGCTGGAGCCGCCCGTTCTGCCGGAACCGAAGGCGCCGGCGGCGCCGGCCGAACCGTGGGGCGACGGAGAGCGAACGGCCGGCGAGCCCGCGAGTGGCCGCGTCCCACCCGAGCCGGGGCCGTGGTCGGCCTACCCGGCGGGGCCGGCCTGGCTGCGTCGGGTCGCGTCGGGGGAGGGGCCCGCGGCGGCGTGGACTGCGCTGCCCGGCCGCGGCCCCTCCGACGACTGGCCCCGCGCTCTCGCCGTCGCCGCCGAGGCGGCCCTGGCCGGAGGTCGTGGCGCCCTACTCGTCGTCCCCGACCACCGCGACGTCGACCGGCTCGACGCCGCCCTCACGGAGGTGCTGGGCGCGGGTCGTCACGTGCGGCTCACCGCCGACCAGGGTCCGCAGGCGCGGTACACGGCGTGGCTCAAGGTGCTGCGCGGGCACGTCCGCGTCGTCATCGGCACCCGGGCTGCCGCCTTCGCGCCGGTGCACGACCTCGGCCTCGTCGGGTGGTGGGACGACGGCGACGATCTGCTGACCGAGCCCCGGGCGCCCTACCACCACACGGGCGTGGTGCTCACGACGCGGGTAGAGCAGTCGGGCGCCGCGCTGCTCGTGGGCGGTTTCGTGCGCAGCCTGCGCGTGCAGGCGGAGGTCGACGCGGGCCGGCTCGTTCCCGTCGTGGCCGAGCCGGCCGGCATCCGGGCGGCGGCGCCGAGGGTGGCCGTCGCGGGGGAGGGCGCCGACGAGGAGCGCGACGGCCCGGGGGCCCGCGCCCACCTGCCCTCACGGGCGTGGCGGGTCGCCAAGGACGCCCTCGTCGACGGCCCCGTGCTGCTCCAGGTGCCTCGCCGCGGCTACCTGCCGTCGCTGTCGTGCGCCGAGTGCCGCACCCCGGTGCGCTGCACGCGCTGCCAGGGGCCGATGGCCCTCGGGTCGCGGGGCGCCCCGCCGTCGTGCCGGTGGTGCGGCAGCGGCCTGCCCGTCAGCGGGTTCGAGTGCGGCGAGTGCGGTTCGCGCCGGCTCCGCTCCTCGGTGACGGGCGCCCGGCGCACCGCGGAGGAGATCGGGCGCGCCTTCCCGGGGGCGGCGGTCGTGACGTCCGGGTCGGGGGAGGTGCTCGGGTCCGTGCCCGGCGACCCGGCCCTCGTGATCGCCACCCCTGGTGCCGAGCCGGTCGCGGTGGGCGGCTACAGCGCCGTGCTGCTGCTCGACGCCTGGGCCAGCCTCGACCTGCCGGTGCTCGACGCACCGATCGAGTCGCTGCGCCGGTGGGCGGCCGCCGCAGCCCTCGCCCGGCCCGGCCGTGCCGTCGTCCTGTGTGGGGTGCCCGACGTCGTCGCCCTGCCCGCGGTCGAGGCCCTCGTCCGGTGGGACCCCGCCTGGCTGGCCGAGCGAGAGCTGGCCGAGCGCCGTGAGCTCGGGCTGCCCCCGGCGGCCAGGTACGCGCAGCTGACCGGCAGCCGTCGTGCCCTCGAGGCGTCGCTGCACGACCTCCGCCTGCCTGACGGCGCCTCGGTGCTCGGGCCGATGCCGCTGCCCGCGGCGGCCCGGGTCGGCGGCGACCGTGCCGACCGTGCCGACCGCGCCGGTGGGGCCGACGCGCCGGGTGCAGGCGGACGGGCCCCGGCCGACCGCCACGCCCTCGTGCGGATCGACCCCGGGCGCACGTCCGAGCTGACGAGCGCCCTGCAGGCCCTCAAGGCACTGCGCTCGGCGCGCAAGGAGCTCGAGCCCGTGGGTGTGCGGGTTGACCCTCTGGAGGGCTGGTGA
- the rpoZ gene encoding DNA-directed RNA polymerase subunit omega translates to MSGTQAAPIGITNPPIDDLLTIADSKYALVIYSAKRARQINAYYSQLQEGLLDYVGPLVETEVHEKPLSISLREINEGLLTSEPTEA, encoded by the coding sequence GTGTCCGGTACGCAGGCAGCTCCCATCGGCATCACCAACCCGCCGATCGACGACCTCCTGACGATCGCCGACTCCAAGTACGCGCTCGTCATCTACTCCGCCAAGCGTGCGCGCCAGATCAACGCCTACTACTCGCAGCTGCAGGAGGGCCTGCTCGACTACGTCGGCCCGCTCGTCGAGACCGAGGTCCACGAGAAGCCGCTGTCGATCTCTCTGCGCGAGATCAACGAGGGCCTGCTCACCTCCGAGCCGACCGAGGCCTGA
- the metK gene encoding methionine adenosyltransferase translates to MPARLFTSESVTEGHPDKICDQISDSILDALLREDPRARVAVETMVTTGLVHVAGEVSTTGYVEIPKLVRDTILEVGYDGSQKGFDGRTCGVSISIGAQSPDIAQGVDTAHENRHGGVDPLDNQGAGDQGLMFGYACDDTAELLPLPIYLAHRLAERLTTVRKSEEVAYLRPDGKTQVTIAYDGDRAVRLDTVVLSTQHAPDVSLEGMLEPDIKAHVFEPVLAELAAAGTDLDTSDFRALINPTGRFEIGGPMGDAGLTGRKIIVDTYGGMARHGGGAFSGKDPSKVDRSAAYAMRWVAKNIVAAGLARRCEVQVAYAIGKAQPVGLYVETFGTETKPVDAIQDAITTVFDLRPAAIVEALDLLRPIYKPTAAYGHFGRTSAPGVENPFTWERTDRVDALRSALGA, encoded by the coding sequence GTGCCCGCACGCCTGTTCACGTCCGAGTCCGTCACCGAGGGCCACCCGGACAAGATCTGTGACCAGATCAGCGACTCGATCCTCGACGCGCTGCTGCGCGAGGACCCCCGGGCGCGGGTGGCCGTCGAGACCATGGTGACGACCGGTCTCGTGCACGTGGCGGGCGAGGTCTCGACGACGGGCTACGTCGAGATCCCCAAGCTCGTGCGCGACACGATCCTCGAGGTCGGGTACGACGGCTCGCAGAAGGGCTTCGACGGGCGCACGTGCGGCGTCTCCATCAGCATCGGCGCCCAGTCGCCCGACATCGCGCAGGGCGTCGACACCGCGCACGAGAACCGCCACGGCGGCGTCGACCCGCTCGACAACCAGGGCGCCGGCGACCAGGGCCTGATGTTCGGCTACGCCTGCGACGACACCGCCGAGCTGCTGCCGCTGCCGATCTACCTCGCCCACCGCCTCGCCGAGCGCCTCACCACCGTGCGCAAGAGCGAGGAGGTCGCCTACCTGCGGCCCGACGGCAAGACCCAAGTGACCATCGCCTACGACGGCGACCGGGCCGTGCGCCTCGACACCGTCGTGCTCTCGACCCAGCACGCCCCCGACGTCTCGCTCGAGGGGATGCTCGAGCCCGACATCAAGGCGCACGTCTTCGAGCCCGTGCTCGCCGAGCTCGCGGCCGCCGGCACGGACCTCGACACGAGCGATTTCCGCGCCCTCATCAACCCGACCGGCCGTTTCGAGATCGGCGGCCCGATGGGCGACGCCGGGCTCACCGGCCGCAAGATCATCGTCGACACCTACGGCGGCATGGCCCGCCACGGCGGTGGCGCCTTCTCGGGCAAGGACCCGAGCAAGGTCGACCGCTCGGCCGCCTACGCCATGCGCTGGGTCGCGAAGAACATCGTCGCCGCCGGTCTGGCCCGTCGCTGCGAGGTGCAGGTCGCGTACGCCATCGGCAAGGCCCAGCCGGTCGGCCTCTACGTCGAGACCTTCGGCACCGAGACCAAGCCGGTCGACGCCATCCAGGACGCCATCACGACGGTCTTCGACCTGCGCCCCGCCGCCATCGTCGAGGCGCTCGACCTGCTGCGCCCGATCTACAAGCCGACCGCCGCCTACGGGCACTTCGGCCGCACCTCGGCGCCCGGCGTCGAGAACCCCTTCACGTGGGAGCGCACCGACCGTGTGGACGCGCTGAGGTCCGCCCTCGGCGCCTGA
- a CDS encoding bifunctional phosphopantothenoylcysteine decarboxylase/phosphopantothenate synthase yields the protein MPQPQGTGGQRVVLGVAGGIAAYKAALLLRLFTESGHDVTVVPTAAALEFVGAPTWAALSGKPVHADVWSGVHEVPHVRIGKTADLVVVAPATADVLARAAHGLANDLLTNTLLTARCPVVFAPAMHTEMWEHPATRANVALLRERGCHVIEPAAGRLTGTDTGPGRLPEPDDIYTACLELLDGHATTGLTASEVPTEMAATTGTEGDTGSPGDLAGRHVVVSAGGTREPLDPVRYLGNHSSGKQGLAIARAALRRGADVTLVAANVTLEAPAGARVVEVMTTAELQEAVLTAAAGADAVVMAAAPADFRPATVSGSKIKKDAADPDAGLTVELVPNPDIVRSLVAQRDTHGAPTSSGRAGEDAGRRALPVIVSFAAETGDAQGSVLEHARAKFARKGSDVQVVNEVGIGKAFGQDENTVHLMRRGTDEVLSVGPASKDVVADAVLDAVVDALG from the coding sequence GTGCCGCAGCCGCAGGGCACTGGCGGCCAGCGCGTCGTCCTCGGCGTCGCCGGGGGTATCGCCGCCTACAAGGCCGCCCTGCTGCTGCGGCTGTTCACCGAGTCGGGCCACGACGTCACCGTCGTCCCGACCGCCGCGGCCCTCGAGTTCGTGGGCGCCCCCACGTGGGCGGCCCTCTCGGGCAAGCCGGTGCACGCCGACGTCTGGAGCGGCGTGCACGAGGTGCCGCACGTTCGCATCGGCAAGACGGCCGACCTCGTCGTCGTCGCCCCGGCCACGGCCGACGTCCTGGCCCGCGCCGCGCACGGCCTCGCGAACGACCTGCTCACCAACACCCTGCTGACGGCCCGCTGCCCGGTCGTCTTCGCGCCGGCGATGCACACCGAGATGTGGGAGCACCCGGCCACCCGGGCCAACGTCGCCCTCCTGCGCGAGCGCGGCTGCCACGTCATCGAACCCGCGGCCGGTCGCCTCACGGGCACCGACACCGGGCCGGGTCGCCTGCCCGAGCCCGACGACATCTACACCGCCTGCCTCGAGCTGCTCGATGGTCACGCGACCACCGGCCTCACGGCATCCGAGGTTCCGACGGAGATGGCAGCGACGACGGGCACGGAGGGCGACACCGGTTCTCCGGGCGATCTCGCCGGACGCCACGTCGTCGTCTCGGCGGGCGGCACGCGCGAGCCGCTCGACCCGGTGCGCTACCTCGGCAACCACAGCTCGGGCAAGCAGGGTCTGGCCATCGCGCGGGCGGCCCTCCGACGGGGAGCCGACGTCACCCTCGTCGCCGCCAACGTGACCCTCGAAGCGCCGGCGGGTGCCCGGGTGGTCGAGGTGATGACCACCGCCGAGCTGCAGGAGGCGGTGCTGACCGCGGCCGCCGGCGCCGACGCCGTCGTCATGGCCGCCGCCCCCGCCGACTTCCGCCCGGCCACGGTGAGCGGCTCGAAGATCAAGAAGGACGCCGCCGACCCCGACGCCGGCCTCACCGTCGAGCTCGTCCCCAACCCTGACATCGTGCGCTCCCTCGTGGCGCAGCGCGACACCCACGGTGCCCCGACGTCCTCCGGCAGGGCGGGTGAGGATGCCGGTCGGCGGGCCCTGCCGGTCATCGTCAGCTTCGCGGCCGAGACCGGCGACGCGCAGGGCAGCGTGCTCGAGCACGCGCGGGCCAAGTTCGCGCGCAAGGGGAGCGACGTGCAGGTCGTCAACGAGGTCGGCATCGGGAAGGCCTTCGGGCAGGACGAGAACACGGTGCACCTCATGCGCCGCGGCACCGACGAAGTGCTCTCCGTCGGCCCGGCGTCGAAGGACGTCGTCGCCGACGCCGTGCTCGACGCCGTCGTCGACGCCCTGGGCTGA